The proteins below are encoded in one region of Rhododendron vialii isolate Sample 1 chromosome 7a, ASM3025357v1:
- the LOC131333131 gene encoding protein NRT1/ PTR FAMILY 5.5-like encodes MPTDTSFLKIRRKFDQIFIKLFYIKIWKNYYFCLCWGAAVTTGLAYTQWFVGYAVVGVLITYFTDTWKEHNLPNAVAMINLLEGSSSVLALVMTYISDNHVRPLKVILCSTAAYIIGMVMLCISAFHPIAGDMTGMYFVPVVLLIAVGKAGGVPVLEGFLVGQLRAHEPRQLLDIDEGRVNARKNVWWITASLLCGLSTPWIFGHVHAGWLVTFVCSTSVMGIGYLLFLCCIALYHRSVKKAAATSEISRASPKENANNGPTPAVSAGRRVPMEQWKPLSVMIPMWTTFLVFGLVLSTGNTFFTEQGNNMHATVSIYRLIMIRNIIKATLSSSFYTLLFKYIPKPLKTKSIIVGILTAMVVSVFCCSVAWRVEVRRLRAIEDSKFCVKFNQDDRAVVPMSILRLAPQFCLLGLMEGIGKQGLDLFFEVQVPHDVPMEKYGSALNEAVIGFGSFINALLVYGLKGWFGDTLNCSSRLDNYYQMMMILSFVNLCYNWFVSTLYWDKKETRDDVKGNQEMVIELLVE; translated from the exons ATGCCGACAGATACTTCGTTCCTGAAGATCCGCCGCAAGTTTGATCAGATTTTCATCAAACTCTTCTATATTAAGATCTGGAAAAACTATTACTTTTGCCTTTGCTGGGGGGCTGCTGTTACCACAG gCCTTGCGTATACCCAATGGTTTGTAGGCTATGCAGTGGTGGGCGTGTTGATTACATACTTCACAGATACCTGGAAGGAACACAATCTCCCGAATGCCGTTGCAATGATAAATCTACTAGAGGGGTCGTCATCTGTTTTGGCCCTTGTCATGACTTACATCTCCGACAACCATGTTAGGCCTCTCAAAGTCATTCTCTGCTCAACTGCTGCCTACATCATC GGAATGGTGATGTTATGCATTTCGGCATTCCATCCCATTGCCGGTGACATGACCGGGATGTACTTCGTACCGGTAGTGCTTCTGATAGCCGTGGGAAAAGCCGGAGGGGTGCCTGTCTTGGAAGGATTTCTAGTTGGTCAATTAAGGGCCCATGAACCCAGGCAGCTGCTGGACATAGATGAAGGCAGAGTAAACGCAAGAAAGAATGTGTGGTGGATCACTGCATCGTTATTGTGTGGACTTAGCACTCCCTGGATCTTCGGCCATGTTCATGCTGGTTGGCTTGTAACGTTCGTTTGTTCAACATCAGTTATGGGCATTGGCTATTTGTTGTTCTTGTGTTGCATTGCTCTCTAccacag ATCAGTAAAAAAAGCTGCTGCTACTTCAGAAATCTCCCGTGCTAGCCCTAAAGAGAATGCAAACAACGGTCCGACTCCGGCGGTCTCTGCAGGAAGAAGAGTACCAATGGAGCAATGGAAGCCTCTTTCTGTAATGATACCCATGTGGACTACTTTTCTGGTATTTGGTCTAGTACTATCAACAGGCAACACTTTCTTCACCGAGCAAGGAAACAACATGCATGCTACGGTctctatttatagacttattaTGATAAGGAACATAATCAAGGCTACCTTAAGCTCTTCCTTTTACACACTCCTGTTCAAATACATACCTAAACCACTAAAAACAAAGAGCATTATAGTCGGAATCTTGACAGCAATGGTGGTATCCGTATTCTGCTGTAGCGTCGCATGGCGTGTCGAGGTTCGCAGGTTGCGTGCCATCGAGGACTCCAAATTTTGCGTCAAGTTCAACCAAGATGACCGTGCTGTCGTACCCATGAGTATTCTGCGTCTGGCACCGCAGTTCTGCCTGCTGGGACTCATGGAGGGGATCGGCAAACAAGGCCTGGATCTCTTCTTTGAGGTTCAGGTCCCTCATGATGTGCCAATGGAGAAATATGGATCAGCACTAAATGAAGCTGTGATCGGGTTCGGAAGCTTCATTAATGCTCTACTTGTGTACGGTCTCAAGGGCTGGTTCGGCGACACTTTAAACTGCAGTAGTCGCCTGGACAATTACTACCAAATGATGATGATACTGAGTTTTGTGAACCTATGCTACAACTGGTTTGTTTCAACTCTTTACTGGGACAAGAAGGAAACCAGAGACGATGTCAAAGGAAACCAAGAAATGGTAATAGAACTACTGGTGGAGTAG